CTGGCCAGAAGGCCGGGAGCTGGATACCTGGACACATGGACAGGAACCAAAAATAGCAATGAATGGGCTGATGTGTCTCCAAAATGTGTCTGCCCAGGTATGATCAGACTGAACACCTCTCCTGAattctctgtttgctttcctgctgtTCTCACATTTTCATGGCCAAAGCCTCTGCCATGATCTGTGCTTGCTGGAAAGCCAAGGGCAAAGTGAGAGGGGAGAAGCTGGACACCCATTCAGCTGCTTCCCGCCATCATGAAAACATCACACCAGGAGTCAGAAGTGCTCCGGAGATGGAGCAGAATGAAGAAGCACGCGAGGTGGCGTGAGTCAACAGCACCCTTGCTGCAATGGAGAACGTGAAGTTGGCAGCTCAAGGAAAGATTATTCCCCTCGATTTGGTACCTGTTAGACACAGCTGGATGCTAGCTGCAATATGGGGCTCCCCAGATGTATCTGCTCTGTCTGTATGTAAAACTTGCCTGATGCTTCAACACACATTGTGCGATGGCAAGGCTGTGATTTTGAGATGACTgcacaaagctgctgctcagctgacTTGGGAGATGGCCACCGCCAGCCCATCGCCCACAGCCTGGCTCTTGCATCCCGCTGGGGCCCCGTTACCAGCGCTGCCTTCCATCCTCTGCTGACTTCACAAGTACCACGGAGAAACTGGAGGAGCCGAGCACTGGAGAAAGTAAatcactgtggaaaaaatgtgcaGATCTAATGGCAGAGCAAGGAGAAGCCTGTGTGCAAAATGGTCTGCAATAGTCAGACAGCTCCAGGATGGGGTTGCTTATAATAACAGTCGGAGGGTTGTGTGTTCTGGGTTACAGTCTGACAGGCAGCTAATTTGTTGTGCCTTACTCTGTCCTGGAGAAGCAGAGGTTTGGGCACATGTGCTCGTGGTTTGGCCTGGTTCTCGTGTTTTTCCACTGAAGCGCTTTGGTATTTTTAGGCTGGAAGAGACGGATCTGTGCTGCGCTGGGaggtgcagagcagccctgtgcaggcaggagagggaaaTACAGAGATTGGAGCATGAGAGCAAATACTGACAAAACCCTGTGGGTGCAGTAGGagccaccatccctggaaggCGACCGAGTGGCCACAGCGTGGCTGGGGTTGAAGGTGGAAAGAGAGGGCTCCGAGCTCACGGGCTGCTGGCCTTTGCCTTGGATGTGTAGCCAGCAGATGGAGGGAGGACGGAAGCCAGCACACGCAGCAACCCGGCAGCTTGGGCTGGACTGGAGGAAAGGGTTCTCAGCGCTGCATGTGAGGCACTGATCCAAGCTTGAGAGGTTCCTGAGTCCCAGAATACCCTGAAAAGGGAAGCCAGCTGAGCATACTGAATCTGCGAGGTGAGCTGGAAGGGCAGAGAGCACAGGGATGTGGTGATGAGAACCcacccaggagctgcaggaggtgagATGTGCAGAGGTTCCCAGACAGCAGTGAGTCCAGACCATGGCACCTGCTCCAACTCTGATTTATTGAACATTACAAAATACTCTGCatatattttcacattaaaacaATATTCTTGCAAATAAGATATTAAGTGTCGAGTCGTTTGTGGTGCCCATTGGCTACATAAAACACTGACCCAGCTAGAGATTTAGTATGGCCCAATATCAGAAATCAAATCCAGAATAAGGCatacaagaaatgcaaaactatataaaatccttttaaaaacctCATGCTCCAGCTGGTAGGACAGGTACTGAGCAGAATGGCCTTCGCTGAGCCTTGCTAGCAGTACCTGAGCTACACCATCTTGCCCGCCCTACGTTGGGCTCGTTCACCCTGTGCATCTAAACATCCCCTTGACACCTGCTGTCTCAACACCCCCAGGTAGATGATCACACAgttatttgcttgcttttggcTTTTAACAGCCCAAAGCACCATTCGGCCCGAAGAGGAGCATCCCCAACCCTCCCACATTGCCTGGACCGTGTGGTTTCCTGCGCCCGGCTGCCCCACTGAGCTCCGGGCAGTTCTCGGGGAGCGATTCTTGTCCCTCGGGGTCACAGCAGGAAAGGATCGCTGCATGGGCCGCCCGATCCCACCTCCCTCTCAGGAGGGACCCGGGGTGGCTGGGAGGCAGGTGGTGGGGACAGACCTTTGAAGATGCACTCAGCTTTCGCCCATCTCCCCAGCTTCCGACCTACATTCACACCCGCTGCTCACCCCCTCGTGCTGTGACCAGCCCCAGGCAACTGGAGGGACTGGGATGCAGGCAGGATGAACACCAAGGATGCTGTGCAGGGCCACTGCCTCCCCACAAAGCCAGAAAGCTGAACACGGCAGCTACGGGGAGCACATCCAGACAAGAGGTGTGAGGCTGGCACAGCCGGCTGGGTGCTAGAATAGTTCCTGTGCGTACGCAGCCTGGCTCCCGGTGGAGCCAAACCCCCGGAGCGCTGCTCCTAGTCCTGAGAAAGTCATGGCTTTGCCTCCACGGTGCCTCCAAAACCCAGGGGAGACACAGCTGCCCTGGAAAGGAGTCGGTCTCTGGTCTCCCAGCTGAGGTCCGTGCATGCTCTGAGCAATCGGCCGCTCGGTGCTGGGTGTAGGTGGGCTGTTGTGCACGAGCCTCCTACACAGAGCCAGGCTCAGGCGCTCGCACCCACGAGCAGCCCCCCAGCCAGGACCCCCACACCTCCAGGTGGCACAGCCGCAATGGCATCAAGTCCGGCTGGGATCCCACCTCTGGGAGGAAAATCTCTGGCCTCCCAGCACTGCGAAGATGCGAGAGGAAGACCAGAGAGGAAGAGCGAGGTTTGGGGGTCTGTGCCTCCCTAGGAGGATGAGGCTGGTACCTGCTACGGCAGCATCGAGCCCATTTCTCTACCGTCAGGAGGTGAGTGCAGCTCCAGGAGCACTGGGCTCTCCTGGAGTTGGAGGAGACACACACAAGCTTGACGAAGCGAGACGGCAGAGCGGTCGGCTGGTCAcagcctgcctccagcccctgccccgtcCGTGGCGCAGCTCAGATGTGGCTGGCTCTGCTGAACATGAGCCGCCGGGGCTCGGTGGGGggcagcaccctgccctgctcctccgcGGCCATCaaaggctgcagctcctgctgctccacgCCATCCGGGCTGCTGTCGCTCAGCGACCTGCCGCTCTTAGAGACGTGGCTGGGGAACTGGAAGCAGGAGATCTGCTCTGGCATCGCCTGGCTCGCCGactggggctgctcctccagcacggGGCAGGCGAATCGCCTGTGCTGCGGTCCCGTCTCAATGCCCGGTGGGGAGGCGATGCTCTCCAGGGAGGAGATGCTTTGGTTCCACGCTTTCTGCATATCCACTGGCACGATTTTGGTGGTCTCCGAGGAGACGTAAACAGCCAGGTCAGCCTGGTCTCCTTTCCACGGCAGCTCCTTCTCTGCCAAGGTGGGCGATGGCGGGATgatgcaggggctggggcagacatccaggctgcctggggacacAGAAGGAAGGACAGAGGGGGATATTGCATGgctcctgccctctccctgAGCCCTGCAAGCAATGACTGCCACCAAATGAGAGCCTTCCCAGCTGGCCCAGGGGTGCAAGAGCCACCAAGGAGGCTCTGCTATGCCTCCAGGgccacagagaagagcaattCTCCTAGCCATGCTCCACTGACTTTTGCACAGCCCACCGGTTTTGCACAGCCCAAGTCAGTTTTGCTCTGCAGATGGAGGAAGGATGAGCTACCcaagcagctgccctgctgggtgCGGGAGTGCCGGTGCCTACCAGGGGTGGCCTTTCCCTGCAGGACCTCATCGGTAGCTCGAGCGATGAACACGATCCCTTCGTCGTCCTCTCTCTCCGTCTCTGAGCTAtcgctctcctcctcctcggagctgaccagcaccagcacaggagctgcagccagacAGGGTGGTGCATGGGGACCAGGTACCCTGAAAACCGaccccctgcacccatgggAGAAGgacctgctgccagcacaaCTCCGGTGCTGCCGTGCCTCCGAGCTGGCAGTGGGCAGTCACAGCGTGCTACTGCCATCCCACCCCAACGGGACCCCCTGCAGGACCCAGGGGCCTCGCCTGCCACCAGCCTTACCTGCCTCCTGCCAGGGGACACTCCTGTGCGTCCTCCCGTTGGGTGCATCGCTGGTCAGAGAGATGTCCTTCTGCAGAGCGAGAGGGACCTGGCTGGGACCTGCCCTGTGCAAACCCCAGCACTGTCCCCAGGTGGCCCTGAGCatgcttggaaaagaaattttcatcttCTCCAGGGCTCGGGACCACATGGGGCAGCTCTGGCgtgatggggacatggggacatgcAGCACCCACGCAGGTCCCATGCCTGCTGGGCACCCACGCAGGATGGAGgtgaggtgctggggggggacTCCCCACTCTCCCCTTGGGCTCTGGAGATGCCgaagccctgcagcacctcatCCACCCCCAGCAGGACCTCTCTGTCCGCAGCCTCAAGGAGGCCAAACCTCACAGCTAGTAGGGGAGCAGCAGTTTGGGGACCACTTGCCTTCTTCCTGCCCTTTTCCTTCATCCTGGCTTTGCTCTTGGAGGAGCAGATGTTGTGCTTGGTGGACTTGAAGGTCTCCAGGCGCCTCTTCATGTTCTGCCGGAAGATTTCTTTATCTTGGCGCTCTTGTTTATCTGGAGAGATGAAGTGACGGCTGTAGCTGGCCTTGTACTGGCCGAGGGAGAGGCAAAGAGACACAGGATGAGCAGCTGGCCCCACGCAGCATCCTCCATCCCCGCTCCTGCTGCGGGCGCCGTGGCCAGGGAACGCTCACCCGCCTGCGGGGCTTGTAGAGGCTCCCTCGCAGCACGTGGTGCATCGCGGCGTCCTCCTTGTCCCGCCGGCTGCGCACCGTGTCGATCACCTGCAGGTCCAGGCACGCGCCGCTCCCGCTCTCCCTCCTAGGGTAGACGGAGCATCCCGATGGATCGGGCCCTCTCCGGTGAAGGGGGCGGCTGCAGGGGTCCTGCGAGCGCTGCCCGGGGGCTGGGGCTCGGAGGGGTGCTTGTACTCACAGCAGGTTTGTGACCGACGACTCCGACATGGACGTGCGGCTGGGCATGGAGGGCAGCGCCAGCTTGGCGGCCGACAGCACGTGGCCACCCTGGGGGGTGACAGAGATGGGCTGGGGGAGTGCCCACCGCCATGGGCAGCCCGTGGGGACCGCCACGCTgacagccccctgcccagctcctgccacgCGCCCCTACCTGGTCCACGAAGCTGATGGCATCGCGGATGTTCAGCTTGTAGTAAACATCCCAGATCTCGTCCCGCAGCCTGTACGCAGATTTCCTCATCAGGAGCTGGCTCAGGTACTTCTTGTCGAACTGCTCCCACCTGGAGCGAGATGGAGACACAGGTGGTTGAGCACCCACAGGGGACAGATGGGGTCGATAGCCAGGGGACTTCTGCCCATGCAAGGCCAAGAGTGTCCAAAGCGTGGTGAGAGCAGGCTGGGCAtgcaggagctggctgtgcCCAGGGACACACAGACAGGGAAGGGTAGGAGGGGACAGGACACGCTGCCACTTTGTCCCTGGGCCAAGGGGAAGCCAGAGACCAGttgggagcagggcaggagctggtgcagctgcccagctggagcTTCCCCTCCAGGAAGCAGGCTCTCTGCATCCTTTTCCTGTTGTGACGCTGCAGATAAACACTAACAGGGTTTAACAGTTCCCTCCTCAGTGTCCTCCATCCATGGGGAGGCGCAGTACCACTGTGGCCACCACGGTCCCGCAGCAGCTCTGGCATGGACAAGCaatgccagctcctgcagcagccaggctgccctgGCCACATCTGCCTGACTTCTGCCCGGGACATTTTTGGAGCATCAGTCTGCTGCGCAAAAGCAGCACCATTGCCAGACTGTCCCCTTCCAGATGGACAGAGAGACAccttcctggtcctgctgcccacccacagcagggctgtCCTCCCGGGGTGTCCACCCCATCCACCTGATGGCCAGTGGAGCAAGACACTCACTTGTCCCGCCAGTAATGGTAGCCATGGTGTCCCACGATGTCCTCCACCGCCGCCAGGATGTGGTCAAAGGCCTTGAGGGAGGAGAATAGGGTGAGAGTGGTGTGGAGGGACCCAGGGCTGAGCACACCCAGCCAAACCGAGGCCACACATCGCTCTCGCCCTGTCCAGGCAGTGTGGGGAGCACCTACGTGCTCGTGCAGCTCCTCATTCAGCGTGGGCTTGTGGTGGTCACTGCGCTTCACCTTCAGCCATGTCACCAGGGGCTTgatggtgaggccctggaatgGCAGGAGAGGGCAAGGGAAAGACTGGGAGGGCAAGAGGGTGCACGGCTGGGGCAcgggagcagaagcagcatgaaGTGACCGGGGACAGTGGCTGCAACAGCTGCGTGCACCACAACCAACCCgacctgctgtgctttgcaccTGGCTAATGACCACCCTGGGGACCTGAAACCTGAAGGCTGTGTCCCACAACGTGCCCCTCCagacccccagccccaggctcacatccatccatccatggtgcggctccctgcaggcagggtgcCCATCCTCACCTGCACGATGACCGTGAAGAACACCACCACGATGGTCGTTGCCACAAAGTAGTCCTTGGCTTTCACCTTGTCCCTGTCCAGCAGGATGACCAGGGCAAAGGCAACGGCTCCACGGAGGCCACCGTATGACATGACCACCTGGTCGATCCTGTCCAGGGGGATGAGGCGGAAGCGGTTGAGCACGTAGGTCTGGAGGACAACACCTGGGGAAGAAGGAGGACATGAGCCTGGGACacaggcagagccctgcctgctcctggagATGGGGCAAAGCCCAGGCCAGGAGCCATTCCTGGGAGCCACCACTCTTTGGGATGAAAAGGGCTGGCCCAGCAGGACATACTGACCCACAGCTCTGAAGAGCAGGATAAATaacagggtgcccagcaccagcgCCGTGTCCCATGCCCACTTGGAGGTGTCCACAGCCGACATGCCCAGAAACATGAAGATGATGGTCTCTGAGCTGCTGGCCAGCGTCTTCATGGTGTACTTGACCGTGGTGCGGGACTTCTGGGAGATGTTGGCTTCCACATACTTCTTGCAGCAGATCCCACAGAAGGTGACTCTGCAGAGGGCCAGAAGGAGCTGTCACAACCCCATGGTGGGATGAGGAGTGGGTCTGCTCACCACCTCGCACTGCTCAGCAATGCAACCTTGTTCTCCTGCTCCCCTGGTACTCACGCCAGGATGGCGGAGAGCGAGACCATCTCAGCAGCCAGGTACGCGACGTAGGCCAGGAGGAAGACGAAGAGCGGCTCGATGATGCGCACGCGCTTGGTGAACCGCGTGATCAGGGCCAGGAGGAAGGCGAAGAGCAGCCCCACGGCCGTGCCCCCCAGGCTCACCAGGAagaaggaggctggggggaagAGGCTGGATCGCACCCCTGGGGCAGGCCGCAAGGAGCCAGCCCATGCCCCACGGCCTCGCCAGGCCCCACGCTCCCACCTGCGTCCCCACCAGAGCGTCCCCTGAGAACGGCCCACTCCGGATGATGGCTGGGACAGGCTCAGTGCCGGCCCACGGTATGACAGCGCCCGT
This sequence is a window from Cygnus atratus isolate AKBS03 ecotype Queensland, Australia chromosome 12, CAtr_DNAZoo_HiC_assembly, whole genome shotgun sequence. Protein-coding genes within it:
- the SLC9A5 gene encoding sodium/hydrogen exchanger 5 isoform X5, which translates into the protein MHPPAGPAASPGPAAPPAGAELLRWQWQEVQVPCLVAAWILVASLAKIVFHLSRKVTSIVPESCLLILLGLGLGGIVLAVAKKAKYQLEPNMFFLFLLPPIVLDSGYFMPSRLFFDNIGAILTYAVVGTLWNSFTTGTALWGLHQAGLMADPGVEAGLMDFLLFGSLISAVDPVAVLAVFEEVHVNETLFIIVFGESLLNDAVTVVLYKVFNSFVELGPAHIHATDYVKGVASFFLVSLGGTAVGLLFAFLLALITRFTKRVRIIEPLFVFLLAYVAYLAAEMVSLSAILAVTFCGICCKKYVEANISQKSRTTVKYTMKTLASSSETIIFMFLGMSAVDTSKWAWDTALVLGTLLFILLFRAVGVVLQTYVLNRFRLIPLDRIDQVVMSYGGLRGAVAFALVILLDRDKVKAKDYFVATTIVVVFFTVIVQAFDHILAAVEDIVGHHGYHYWRDKWEQFDKKYLSQLLMRKSAYRLRDEIWDVYYKLNIRDAISFVDQGGHVLSAAKLALPSMPSRTSMSESSVTNLLRESGSGACLDLQVIDTVRSRRDKEDAAMHHVLRGSLYKPRRRYKASYSRHFISPDKQERQDKEIFRQNMKRRLETFKSTKHNICSSKSKARMKEKGRKKKDISLTSDAPNGRTHRSVPWQEAAPVLVLVSSEEEESDSSETEREDDEGIVFIARATDEVLQGKATPGSLDVCPSPCIIPPSPTLAEKELPWKGDQADLAVYVSSETTKIVPVDMQKAWNQSISSLESIASPPGIETGPQHRRFACPVLEEQPQSASQAMPEQISCFQFPSHVSKSGRSLSDSSPDGVEQQELQPLMAAEEQGRVLPPTEPRRLMFSRASHI